The nucleotide window ACCACCCCGGGCGCGTTTTGGCCGACGCGAATGCCGGCGATGTTGGGGTCGTCAGCGCGCAGCTTGGCCACCAGCTCGCGCAGCGTGGGGTTCAGCTCCAGTCCCTCGATGTCGACCGCCAGGCGCGGCGGCAGGCCGACCATGCGGTGCGTGGCCTTGAGCGCGGTGTCGGATTCAATGGTGACGCGGCTGTAGTCCTCGGCTGGCCAGATGCGCACGGCCAGGATGCCAGCGCCGCGCGCGATGTGGTGCGTGGTCAGAAGCAGAACCAGTGCGCCGCTTTGCACCAGGGCTCGGCGGCGGGCAGGGGCAAAGTGGGGCCGGAGGGCAGGCGGCATGATCGTCATGCGCACACCCCCCGCAGCAGTTCGGCGCCCAGCGCGGTGGGGGCGGTCACGCGCACCTGACGTGCTTCGCTGGCCTGCACGGCGATGTACAGTGCCAGGTCGGCTGGCGGCAGCAGTCCGGCGGCTTTTTCGGGCCATTCGGCCAGCTTTAGGCCGGGTGCGGCGAACAAGTCGCGAAAGCCGGCGTCTTCCCACTCGCGCGGGTCGTTGAAACGGTAGAAGTCAAAGTGCGATACCGCCAGGCCACCGGGTGTGGCATGCGGTTCGACCACCGCGTAGGTTGGGCTTTTGATGCGGCCTGCCACGCCCAACGCGCGCAGCAGGTGGCGCACGAAAGTGGTCTTGCCCGCGCCCAGGTCGCCGTGCAGTTCGATGAAGGCGTTGCCCAGCCCGGGCAGCGCCGCCAGGCGGGCGGCAAAGGCGGCCATGTCGTCTTCAGTGCGCCACACCAGGTGATGCGGCGCGCTTCCTACAATTTGGGCGTGGCTGAACGTGGCGCTCAAATCGATTCCCTTGGTCTGTGGACGCTGGTGCGCGGCTGGGCGCACGAGCTGGGGTTCAGTCGGATCGGCGTGGCGGATGTCGATCTGTCCGGCGCCGAACCGGGTTTGATGCAATGGTTGCAAGCGGGGTTCCACGGCAGCATGGATTACATGGCCGCGCATGGCCTCAAGCGCGCCCGCCCGGCCGAACTGGTGCCTGGCACCGTGAGCGTGATCACGGCGCGCATGGATTATTTGCCGCGCGCCGCGCCGGACGATTGGCAGGCCATCGAGTTCGCGCGCCTGCAGCGGCCGGCCGAGGGTGCCGTCTCGCTGTATGCGCGGGGGCGTGACTACCACAAGGTGTTGCGCGCGCGGCTGCAGAAGTTGCAGGACCACATCGCGCAAGCCGTTGGTCCGTTTGGCCACCGCGTGTTCACCGATTCGGCGCCCGTGCTGGAGGCCGAGCTGGCCGCCCGCAGCGGCCAAGGCTGGCGCGGCAAGCACACGCTGGTGCTGTCGCGCGAAGGCGGCTCGATGTTTTTTCTGGGCGAGATCTACGTCGACCTGCACCTGCCGCGCACGCCGCCCACCGGCGCGCATTGCGGGCAGTGCACGGCCTGCATCGACATTTGCCCCACGCGCGCCATCGTGGCGCCCCACCGGCTGGATGCACGCCGCTGCATCTCCTACCTGACCATCGAACACGACGGCCCCATCGACGAGGCGCTGCGGCCGCTGCTGGGCAACCGCATCTATGGGTGCGACGACTGCCAGCTGATCTGCCCGTGGAACAAATACGCGCAGCGCAGCAGCCTGCCCGACTTCGATGCGCGCCAAGGCTTGGCCGGCAGCGGCTTGGCGGCGCTGTTTGGCTGGAGCGAGGAGGAGTTTCTGCGCCGCACCGAAGGCGGCCCGATCCGCCGCATCGGCCATGTGCGCTGGCTGCGCAATATCGCCATCGCGCTGGGCAACGCGCTGGCGGCACTGCCGCCGGGTCACGCCGGGCGCGCGCCGTTGCAAGCCGCTCTGCAGGCGCGCGCCGAACACCCGAGCGCGCTGGTGCGCGAGCACGTGCAATGGGCGCTGGGGCGGTGACATCACGGCGTTGCTAGGGATTTTGGGGCGCATATTGGCGCCGAACATGCAGCACCAGCTGCTATTTTCATAGCATTCTAGACCATGCGTCAACCAGCGCATGCGCGCGCCGTGCACGCCAAGGATCAGCGCCAGGCGCAGGGGGTGCTCAGCATTTTTATGGCGTGAAAGCTTGTGCCCTCGCGCTTCGAGGCGCAGCGAACCCAGATCAAAGCGCGCCCGGCCCAGGCTCATGGCCGCGCGATGCATGTCACGCGGTCTTTCATTGAAACTGCCTCCAGCGCCTGACCGAAAAGCGCAGGCAGCTACAAATCAAATAGCAAATTGCCCCAGCACGCCCAACGCGAACGGCAGGCTGACCACCCCAAGGACCGTGGACAGCGTGACCAATCCCGCCACATACGGCCCGTTGCAGCCCATGCGCGCGGCCAGCACATAGCAGCTCGATGCCGTGGGCAGGGCCGAGAAAATCAGCAGTGCCAACGTTTCCTCCGGCGCCAGCCCGGCTACGCGCGCCAGCGCCCACGCGGCGATGGGCATCAGCAGGTGGCGGATGGTCAGCACGCTGGCGCCCAGCAGCTTGCCACGTGCCAGGCTCTGAAACTGCATGCCGGCGCCGGCCGCCATCAGGCCCAGCGCGATGGACGAGGCGCCAATGCGTGACACCGTGGGCACCAGCCATTCGGGCATCGAGAAACCCAGCAGGTTGGCCGCCAGCCCCGAGGCGGTGGCCAGGATCAGCGGATTGCGCACCAACTCGCCCGCAAAGCCACGCCCGGCGTGGCGCGCCATGGGCCAAACGGCGCCGATATTGCACAGCGGCACGCAGACGCCGATCAGCACCGCGATCAGCTGCAACCCCTGCGCGCCGCCCAGGCGCTCGGCCAGCGCCAGGCCGATGAAAGAGTTGAAACGGAACGCGATCTGCGCACTGGCTGCGTGGTCGCGCGGGTCCATCCGGCGGCCGAGGCCGGGCACGCGCGGCAGCGCATACGACAGCGCGATCCCGGTGGCGATCAAACCCAGGCCGGTGCTGATGAGGCCCGAGGCGGCGCGCACCTCGAGCGGGGTGCGCACGATCGAATGAAACAGCAGCACCGGAAACAGGAAGTAGTACACCAGCCCTTCCACCGACTGCCATACTGGCCGGTTCAGCGCCGTGTGGCGGCACAGCAGGTAGCCGATCAAAATCAGCGAGAAATCCGGGAAAAGCAGTTGGGCGTAGTGCACGGCGGCCGAGCATAGCGCCGCTCACAGGGTTTTCACGGGCACATCGTTGCCCGCGGCATGAAACCAGCCGCTACCATGCGCGCTTTCGAAACCAGTTTGTAACCACAGGAGTTTTTGCTCATGCGACGTCGCCACCTGATTGCACTTGCCGCCGCTGCGCTGGCCACCGGCACAGCCTTTGCGCAAGGCGCTTACCCCACCAAGCCCATCCGCCTGATCGTGCCCTTTGCCGCTGGCGGAACCACCGACATCATCGCCCGCGTGGTGGCCGAGCCGCTGGGCCGCGCGCTGGGCCACTCGGTGGTGGTGGATAACAAGGGCGGTGCTGGCGGCGCCATCGGTGCCGCCGAGGCCGCGCGTGCCGCACCCGACGGCTACACGCTGAGCGTGGCCACGGTGTCCACCACCGCGGCCAACCCGGCCATCAACCCCAAGATCGCCTACGACCCGGTGGCCGACTTCGTGCCCGTCATCAACATCGCGGCCACGCCCAACGTCATTGCCGTGCACCCGAGCTTTGCCGCCAAGGATTACAAGAGCTTTGCCGAGCTGCTGAAGAAGCAGCCTGGCAAGTTCAGTTACGCATCGTCGGGCACCGGCGGCATCGGCCACTTGCAGACCGAGCTGTGGAAGAGCCTGACCGGCATCTTCCTGACGCACATCGCCTACCGCGGCGCCGGCCCGGCGTTGAACGACGTGGTGGCGGGGCAGGTGCCCATCATTTTCGACAACGTGCCTTCGTCGCTGCCCTTCATCAAGAGCGGCAAGCTGGTGCCCATCGTGGTGGCCGCGCCGCAGCGCTTGGCCGATCTGCCCAACGTGCCCACCTTCAAGGAAGTGGGGCTGGAGCCCGTCAACCGCATGGCCTACTACGGCATCCTGGCGCCCAAGGGCACGCCCAAGGACATCGTGGACAAGCTCAACGCCGCCACCAAGAAGGTGCTGGAAGACCCGGCCGTCAAGAAGCGCATCGAAGACACTGGCTCTTTCATCATCGCCAATACGCCGGAGCAGTTCGCCCAGCAGATCAAGGACGAACTGGCCGTATACAAGCAGGTGGTGGCCAAGCAGAAGCTGACGCTGCAATAAGCCTGAGCCGCCGATCCTGAAAGCCCGCTGTGCCACCCGCTCAGCGGGCTTTTTGCTCTTCAAAAAAGAGCTGCTCGCGCTTGATGGGCGGGCGCTGGCGCCGATTTTTGCCCCAAAAGCCCACGAACGCCGATGTGTCGCGCCGTCATTTCGGCTTTCGCCCGGATGACGGCGCTGGTGCCGCCGTGGTGCAAGTCTTGGCGCCACGCCTTTGGTATCGTCAGCACGTGAACCCCGCCGCGCCCGCCACCGACCCGAGCATCGACACCTTCATCGACGCCCTGTGGCTCGAAGACGGCCTCTCGCCCAACACCCTGGCCGCGTATCGCCGCGATTTGACGCTGTACACCGGCTGGTTGCAAAGCGAGCACGGCGCCACGCTGCCACGGACCCAAGAGCATCATCTGCAGGCGTACATGGCGGCGCGGGCGCGCGGCAAGGCCACGTCCGCCAACCGGCGCCTGACGGTTTTCAAACGCTACTTCCGCTGGGCGCTGCGCGAGCGGCTGATCAGCGCCGACCCGACGCTGAAGCTGCTCACCGCCAAACAGCCGCTGCGCGTGCCCAAGACATTGAGCGAGGCGCAGGTCGAAGCCCTGCTGGCCGCGCCTGACACCGACACCCCGCTGGGTCTGCGCGACCGTGCCATGTTGGAGCTGATGTACGCCAGCGGCCTGCGCGTGAGCGAGCTGGTGTCGCTTAAAACGTTCAACCTCGGCCTGAACGAAGGCGTCTTGCGCGTGCTGGGCAAGGGCAGCAAGGAGCGCCTGGTGCCGTTTGGCGAAGAAGCGCGCGATTGGCTGGATCGCTATATTTCAGATAGCAGGCCGCGCTTGCTGGGCCAGCGCCAGACCGATGATCTGTTTGTCACCAGCGCGGGCCGCACGCCCGGCACGGCGATGTCCCGCGTGATGTTCTGGGGCATCGTCAAGCGTTACGCCCGGCAAGCCGGCATGGGCGCGCCACCGTCGCCGCACACGCTGCGCCACGCCTTTGCGACCCACTTGCTCAACCACGGCGCCGACCTGCGCGCGGTGCAACTGCTGCTGGGCCACGCCGACATCTCGACCACCACCATCTACACCCACATCGCGCGCCAACGGCTGAAAGACCTGCACGCCGCGCACCATCCGCGCGGGTAGACTTTTCTGCCCATTTCGGCCGCCACCGCAGGATGGACGAGCGCAAGCAGCTATCAATTTGAAAGCAAAGATGACCTGCGCCCACGCCGCCACACAGCCGGCCGCCGCGCGGCCCCGGCGTGGCGCACAATCGCCGCCCATGAACACCACGCCGTTGCGTTCATGAAGGCGGCGGGCATCCAGGGCAATGCGTGAGCCGGGGGCTCGGCATCAAGCCGGGACTCTTTTTTGTATAGCTGCTTGCGCTGGACAGGAAAGCGCTAGCGCCACTTTTGATTGGTAAAACGGCATGGACGTTCCGAGCACGCTGCTGTCACAACCCGCCTTGCAAGCCGCCATGCTGGCCGCCGCTGGCGCGCTGCTGTTTTGGCTGAAAGACGTGCCACGCCTGCTGATCGGCTGGGGCAAGCGCTTCTTGGTCAGCACGCTCACCGTGGATTCGCGCGATGATTTCCTGTTTCCGGCGCTGGTCGAATACATGGACCAGCACCCCGGCCTGCGCGGCGTCAACCAGTTCACCGCGCGCAGCGTGCGGCGCGGCACCGAATACCAGAGCCTGGCCGAAGACCTGCGCAACGGCCAGCCGCCGCGCGCCTACCTCAGCCCCGGCGAGGGCGTGCACATCCTGCGCGTGGACGGCCGCTGGCTGTGGCTGCGGCGCGAGCTGCAGGTGACTCAGAGCGTGTTCGAGAAGGTCAGCCTGTCGACCCTGGGGCGCTCGCCGGTCTTTCTGGAGCGCTTTTTGCAAGCCGCCATCGAGGCACGCGCCGCGCGCGAGACCGACACGCTGTCGGTCTACATCCCCAACCCCTTTCACGGCGGCGACTGGATGCGTGCGCGGCTGGGCAGCCGCCGGCCGCTGGCGTCGGTCGTGCTCAAGGCGGGGCAGGGCGAGGCGCTGCTGGCCGACCTGGAGCGTTTCTTCAACAGCCGCGAGCGCTACGCCAAGCTGGGCATTCCGTGGCGGCGCGGCTACCTGCTGTTCGGCCCGCCCGGCACCGGCAAGACCTCGCTCGTCACCGCGCTGGCGAGCGAGCTGCGGCTGAATGTGTGCACCCTGAGCCTGGCGTCTCCCGTGGTCACCGACGAGAAGATCCACACCCTGCTGGCTTCGGTGCCGCAGCGCTCGCTGCTGCTCATCGAGGACGTGGACGCCTTCTTCCGCGAGCGCGACGCCGCCCATTCGCAGGTCCGGCTGTCGTTCAGCGGATTTCTCAACGCGCTCGACGGCGTGGCCACGCAAGAAGGCACGGTGCTGTTCATGACCACCAACCACATTGAGCGGCTCGACCCAGCGCTGATCCGCGCCGGCCGCATCGACGAGCGGGTGGAACTGGGTTATGCCGACGAGGACCAGTTGCGCCGGCTGTACCTGAAGTTTCACGACGACCCGGTGGCTGCGGCCGAGTTCGCCCGCATCAGCTCGCACGCCAGGCACTCGCCCGCCGCCGTGCAAGGGGAGTTGATGAAGCGGTTTGGGGCGGGCGAAGCCCAGCTGCTGGCGCCGCGCTGACGCCGGCCGGCGGCTTTCAGGCGTGCTTGTCCGGACGCGACTTGGGCGGCTGTACCGACCAGGCCGGCGGCTCGTCGTTACCGGCATCCTCGTCCCGCTCGGCGTCTTCAAACGTGGCATGCACTTTGCCCGCCGCGTGGTGCACTGGCGCGTAGATGGCGTACAGGCGCATCGGCTCGGTGCCGGTGTTGACCACGTCGTGCCAAGTGCCCGCGGGCACGGTGATGCACCAGCCGTCTTCCACGTCCTGCACGAAGTTCAGGTTGTCCTTGGCCGGGCCCATCTTGCACTGGCCCTTGCCGGCGTCCAGGCGCAGAAACTGGTCGGTGTCGGGGTGCGTCTCCAGGCCGATCGACTGGCCCGGTTCGATGGACATCAGCGTGACCTGCAGGTACTTGCCGCTCCAGGCCACGGTGCGGTAGTTGGCGTTGTCCTTGGTGGCGTTTTCGATGTCGAAGGCGTTGGGTTGGGGGCCGATGTCCTGGACGACGGGTTTTTGGCTCATGGGTAACTCAGTGGCGATGAGGTGGATGAGCGCCGCCATGGCGGGACGCCGGGCGGCGGTGAAGCTGCATGGTAGCTGCTCAGGGCGTGACGGGTTCGGTCAGCTCGGTCAATTCCTCGGCGCTGAAGCCGGCGCGCAGGCGCGCCTCGGTATTGAACGGGCCTTTAAGCCGTGGCGCCTGATGCCGGCGCGCCAGCACGCGGTATTGCGCCACTGGCTCCACCCCCTCGCGCTCGCACAGCCAGCGATACCAGCGGTTGCCAATGGCCACGTGGCCGATTTCGTCGCGCAGGATGATGTCGAGGATGCCGCAGGCGGCCAGCGCGTCGGGCGTGCCGGCCTTGCGCAGCTTGGTCTGGATGAGGGGCGTGGCGTCAAGGCCTCGCGCCTCCAGCGTGCGCGGCACCAGGGCCATGCGGGCGGTGATGTCGTTCTTGGTTTTCTCGCACATGGCCCACAGGCCGTCGTGTGCGGGAAAGTCGCCATACACGTGGCCGAGCTGCGTTTGCAGGTGCGTGTGCAGCAGGCTGAAGTGATAGGCCTCCTCAAACGCCACGCGCAGCCAGTCGCGGTAGAAGTCTTCTGGCATGCCCGCAAAGCGCCACACGGCGTCGAGCGCCAGATTGATGGCGTTGAATTCGATGTGGCAGATGGCGTGGATCAGCGCCGCGCGGCCTTCCGGCGTATGCACGCTGCGTTGCGGCACCTGGCTTGGGTCGATCAGCACAGGGCGCGCCGGGCGTCCGGGCAGGCCGGCGGGCTCGCGCAACGTCAGTCCGGTTGCTATGGATAAAATAGCTGCTTGCGCTTGCAGATCATGCGCCAGCGCCAGTTTTTGTTCAGTATCGGGCTCGCAAAGAGCCTGCAGGGCAAGGGTGCGCAAGGCCATCCCTAGAATTGTAGGCAGCGCGCCGGCTCGCCTGGCGCACCCGATCGGTCCCGTAACCCGCAGGAGACAACCCCCATGGCCGTTTATGAAGTGGATGGCAAGACGCCGCAGATCGATTCGACCGCCTGGATCGCCGATTCGGCCGAGGTTATGGGCGCGGTGACGATCGGCGCCGACGCCAGCGTGTGGTTCGGCTGCGTGCTGCGCGGCGACACCGAGAGCATGACCATCGGCGAGGGCAGCAACATCCAGGATTTGAGCGTGCTGCACGCCGACGCCGGCCAGCCGCTGTCCATCGGCCAGCACGTGACGGTGGGCCACAAGGTGATGCTGCACGGCTGCACCATCGGCGACGAATCGCTCATCGGCATCGGCGCCGTGGTGCTGAATGGCGCACGCATCGGCAAGAACTGTCTGGTGGGCGCCGGGTCGCTCGTGACCGAGGGCAAGGCGTTTCCCGACGGCAGCATGATCGTCGGCGCCCCGGCCAAGGTAGTGCGTCAGCTCACGCCCGAACAGATCGAGGGGCTGAAGATGAGCGCGCAACACTACATCGACAATGCGCGCATGTTCCGCTCGACATTGAAAAAGCTCGGTTGAGCCTTCATCTGCGCACGATGTCCGAACTCCACAAATTCATCTTCGACGGTCTGCCGGTGCGCGGCCAATTGGTGCGGCTGACCGATGCCTGGCAAGAAGTGCTGCGCCGCCGCGCCGCCAACAACCAGACCGGCGCCTACCCGCCGCCGGTGGCCGAAATGCTGGGCGAGATGACCGCGGCCGCCGTGCTGATGCAGGGCAACATCAAGTTCGATGGCGCGCTGGTGATGCAGATTTTTGGCGATGGCCCGGTCAAGGTGGCCGTGGCCGAGGTGCACAACGATTTGCGCCTGCGCGCCACCGCGTCGGTGGTGGGGGCGGTGCCGCCCGGCATGCGCCTGCCTGGGATGGTCAACGCCCACGGGCAGGGCCGTTGCGCCATCACGCTCGATCCGCAAAACAGGCAAGAGGGCCAGCAACCTTATCAGGGCGTGGTGCCGTTGAGCGACGAGGGCGGCGCGCCGCTGCTTGATTTGGCGGCGGTGGTCGAGCATTACATGCGCCAGTCCGAGCAGCTGGACACCACCCTGGTGCTGGCCGCCGACGAGCAGGTGGCCGCGGGCCTGTTGATTCAGCGCCTGCCGGTGCAGGGGCAGGACAACCTGTCGCAAAGCAGCGTGGCGCGCGAGGACGCCGCAGGTGAGGCCGCCGAGGACGATTACCAGCGCATCGCCATCCTGGCCAAGAGCCTGAAACGCGAAGAGCTGCTGGGACTGGACGCCGACACCATCCTGCGCCGCCTGTTCTGGGAAGAAAACCTGCTGCGCTTCGAGCCGCTGGTGGGCACGCACGGCCCGCGCTTTGCGTGCGCATGCAGCCGCGAGCGCGTGGCGGCCATGCTCAAGAGCCTGGGCCAGGACGAGGCACACGAGATTCTGAAAGAGCAGGGCCAGATCGAGGTGGGCTGCGACTTTTGCGGACAGCAGGAGCGCTTTGACGCGGTGGACGTGGGCAGCCTGTTCACGCCAGCGGCGCAACAATCGCCTCAGCCCGGCTCGGTGCAGTAAGACCGCTGCGCATGCGCTTCGACGTTGTCACGTTGTTTCCCGAGCTGTTTGCTCCTTTCTTGGAAGCAGGTGTCGCGCGCCGGGCCTACGCCAGCGGCCAGATCGATTTGAAACTGTGGAACCCGCGCGACTTCGCCGAGGGCAGCTACCGCCGGGTTGACGACCGCCCCTTTGGCGGCGGCCCTGGCATGGTGATGCTGGCCGAGCCGCTGGCGCGCTGCCTGCGGGCGATCCGCGCCGAGCGGGCCGATGCGGCGTCCGTGGTGCTGTTTTCGCCCATCGGCGCCGTGCTGAACCACACAGCCGTCGAGCGCTGGGCGGCGGGCGAGGGCGCCATCCTGATCTGCGGCCGTTACGAGGGCATTGACCAGCGCTTCATCGACGCTCATGTCGATGCGCAGATCAGCCTGGGCGACTTCGTGCTCTCGGGCGGCGAAATCGCCGCGCTGGCGCTGCTCGACGCCGTGGCGCGCCTGCAGCCCGGCGTGCTGAATGACGAGGGCAGCCACCAAGCCGACAGCTTCAACCCGGCCGTTGATGGTTTGCTGGATTGCCCGCACTACACCCGGCCCGAGGAATGGGATGGCCTGCGGGTGCCGGCCGAGCTGCTGAGTGGCCACCATGCCCAGATCGAGCGCTGGCGGCGCGACCAGCGCCTGGCGCTGACCGCGCGTCTGCGGCCCGAGCTGGTCGAAGCGGCGCGCCAAGCAGGTGCCTTGACGCTGCAAGACGAGAGATATCTGAAGGAAATCGGCCCCTAGCCCGGATATTTCACCGCGACCATGTTTTTGCAGGAAGTTTGCCTCTTGAAGCACCGCTTTGATGGCAAATCTTATTTGGATCTTGCAAAAACACTCGACATCCATCGCATCCCCGCAACGGGCGCCTGCCGGCACGGCGTGGCTTGCAGGGGCAGTGAGCCCCTGCGGCGCCACGCCGCACCACCATGCATTCCGTTGCGGGGCGCGCTGGACGTCGCCACGATGAAATATCCGGGCTAGCGCTTGTCGGTCAAGCGCAGGCAGCTCCTATAAATGTAGCGTTCAGAGCTTTGCCGCGTGGCGCCGCCGCGCAGGCGCGCGCCCATGAAAAAGCCCTGCCAACTGGGTCGCATGGGCCAGTGGGCAGGGCGCAGATCGCAGCGCTGGTTGGCGCTGCGCTGTCAAGCTCTTTTTATGGCGTGCAGTAGCTCGCCACCACAGGTGCCGGCACGGAGACCAGCCCTCCGTCGGACCAACGGTTCACCGGCGTCACGCTGATGTTGCAGCGTGCATCGACCGTGAGGTTGAACAACGTCAGCCAATCGGTGCTGTTCGTCACTTCGCCAGCCGGCGGGCCGAACACCTGCGAGCGCCCGGCGTAGTTCAGTTCGACACGCACCGGCGAGCCGGTCATGCCCGGGTTGAAGCTGCCGCTGTAGTTGCGCAGGCCGTAGGTGTAGGTGCCAATCATCAGACGGCGGATGGTGACCACCTCGGGGCCGTAGCTGGTGATGTCGTCGACGTCCAGGTTGGCGAACGGCGCTTGCGTCAGCGAGCCCTGCGAGCCGAAGTAGATGTGCGAGCCGTCGGGCGCTACCAGATGCGAATCAACGTCGGACGGGCTGGCGCCCCAGGTCAGCTTGACGCTGACGCCGCTGGCCTGCGATTCGAGCGTCAGGCATTCGGGCAAGGTGATGTCGGCGTTGGCGGGGCCCGCGGTGACCGAATTGGTGATCTTGCCATCCAGGAAGCCGGCCACGATGGCCTTGCCGCCGCGCTTGACCGGCAGGCGGAACTTGCCCGCGGCGTCGGTGCGGGCGGCGGAAGCGCCGGAGTAGTCGATGCCGTCGGAGGTCACCTGCACATCGGCGGCATTGGCGGGCTGGCCTTGCGCATTGAGGCTGCGTACGCAACCGTTGACGTATACCGTCTCCAGCAGGCGGTCGGCGTTCCAGTAGCTGAAATGGCCCACGCTGCCCTCGTAGTAGGCGCTGGTGCCGGTGCCGCGCAGGGCAGCGCTGCCTTCCTGCACCCACAGGCCCTTGGCTTCGTCGAAGTAGAACAGCGGAATGGTGGCCGGCAGTTCGGCGCTGCGCGTGGCCACCGGAATGCGCAAGGTGGCGGTCTTGCCGCTGCCCAGGT belongs to Ottowia testudinis and includes:
- a CDS encoding cupin domain-containing protein translates to MSQKPVVQDIGPQPNAFDIENATKDNANYRTVAWSGKYLQVTLMSIEPGQSIGLETHPDTDQFLRLDAGKGQCKMGPAKDNLNFVQDVEDGWCITVPAGTWHDVVNTGTEPMRLYAIYAPVHHAAGKVHATFEDAERDEDAGNDEPPAWSVQPPKSRPDKHA
- the trmD gene encoding tRNA (guanosine(37)-N1)-methyltransferase TrmD gives rise to the protein MRFDVVTLFPELFAPFLEAGVARRAYASGQIDLKLWNPRDFAEGSYRRVDDRPFGGGPGMVMLAEPLARCLRAIRAERADAASVVLFSPIGAVLNHTAVERWAAGEGAILICGRYEGIDQRFIDAHVDAQISLGDFVLSGGEIAALALLDAVARLQPGVLNDEGSHQADSFNPAVDGLLDCPHYTRPEEWDGLRVPAELLSGHHAQIERWRRDQRLALTARLRPELVEAARQAGALTLQDERYLKEIGP
- a CDS encoding gamma carbonic anhydrase family protein, which produces MAVYEVDGKTPQIDSTAWIADSAEVMGAVTIGADASVWFGCVLRGDTESMTIGEGSNIQDLSVLHADAGQPLSIGQHVTVGHKVMLHGCTIGDESLIGIGAVVLNGARIGKNCLVGAGSLVTEGKAFPDGSMIVGAPAKVVRQLTPEQIEGLKMSAQHYIDNARMFRSTLKKLG
- a CDS encoding ferritin-like domain-containing protein, translating into MALRTLALQALCEPDTEQKLALAHDLQAQAAILSIATGLTLREPAGLPGRPARPVLIDPSQVPQRSVHTPEGRAALIHAICHIEFNAINLALDAVWRFAGMPEDFYRDWLRVAFEEAYHFSLLHTHLQTQLGHVYGDFPAHDGLWAMCEKTKNDITARMALVPRTLEARGLDATPLIQTKLRKAGTPDALAACGILDIILRDEIGHVAIGNRWYRWLCEREGVEPVAQYRVLARRHQAPRLKGPFNTEARLRAGFSAEELTELTEPVTP
- a CDS encoding AAA family ATPase, which gives rise to MDVPSTLLSQPALQAAMLAAAGALLFWLKDVPRLLIGWGKRFLVSTLTVDSRDDFLFPALVEYMDQHPGLRGVNQFTARSVRRGTEYQSLAEDLRNGQPPRAYLSPGEGVHILRVDGRWLWLRRELQVTQSVFEKVSLSTLGRSPVFLERFLQAAIEARAARETDTLSVYIPNPFHGGDWMRARLGSRRPLASVVLKAGQGEALLADLERFFNSRERYAKLGIPWRRGYLLFGPPGTGKTSLVTALASELRLNVCTLSLASPVVTDEKIHTLLASVPQRSLLLIEDVDAFFRERDAAHSQVRLSFSGFLNALDGVATQEGTVLFMTTNHIERLDPALIRAGRIDERVELGYADEDQLRRLYLKFHDDPVAAAEFARISSHARHSPAAVQGELMKRFGAGEAQLLAPR
- the queG gene encoding tRNA epoxyqueuosine(34) reductase QueG; its protein translation is MRGWAHELGFSRIGVADVDLSGAEPGLMQWLQAGFHGSMDYMAAHGLKRARPAELVPGTVSVITARMDYLPRAAPDDWQAIEFARLQRPAEGAVSLYARGRDYHKVLRARLQKLQDHIAQAVGPFGHRVFTDSAPVLEAELAARSGQGWRGKHTLVLSREGGSMFFLGEIYVDLHLPRTPPTGAHCGQCTACIDICPTRAIVAPHRLDARRCISYLTIEHDGPIDEALRPLLGNRIYGCDDCQLICPWNKYAQRSSLPDFDARQGLAGSGLAALFGWSEEEFLRRTEGGPIRRIGHVRWLRNIAIALGNALAALPPGHAGRAPLQAALQARAEHPSALVREHVQWALGR
- a CDS encoding tripartite tricarboxylate transporter substrate binding protein BugE, with product MRRRHLIALAAAALATGTAFAQGAYPTKPIRLIVPFAAGGTTDIIARVVAEPLGRALGHSVVVDNKGGAGGAIGAAEAARAAPDGYTLSVATVSTTAANPAINPKIAYDPVADFVPVINIAATPNVIAVHPSFAAKDYKSFAELLKKQPGKFSYASSGTGGIGHLQTELWKSLTGIFLTHIAYRGAGPALNDVVAGQVPIIFDNVPSSLPFIKSGKLVPIVVAAPQRLADLPNVPTFKEVGLEPVNRMAYYGILAPKGTPKDIVDKLNAATKKVLEDPAVKKRIEDTGSFIIANTPEQFAQQIKDELAVYKQVVAKQKLTLQ
- the xerD gene encoding site-specific tyrosine recombinase XerD, whose translation is MNPAAPATDPSIDTFIDALWLEDGLSPNTLAAYRRDLTLYTGWLQSEHGATLPRTQEHHLQAYMAARARGKATSANRRLTVFKRYFRWALRERLISADPTLKLLTAKQPLRVPKTLSEAQVEALLAAPDTDTPLGLRDRAMLELMYASGLRVSELVSLKTFNLGLNEGVLRVLGKGSKERLVPFGEEARDWLDRYISDSRPRLLGQRQTDDLFVTSAGRTPGTAMSRVMFWGIVKRYARQAGMGAPPSPHTLRHAFATHLLNHGADLRAVQLLLGHADISTTTIYTHIARQRLKDLHAAHHPRG
- a CDS encoding Hsp33 family molecular chaperone HslO, which codes for MSELHKFIFDGLPVRGQLVRLTDAWQEVLRRRAANNQTGAYPPPVAEMLGEMTAAAVLMQGNIKFDGALVMQIFGDGPVKVAVAEVHNDLRLRATASVVGAVPPGMRLPGMVNAHGQGRCAITLDPQNRQEGQQPYQGVVPLSDEGGAPLLDLAAVVEHYMRQSEQLDTTLVLAADEQVAAGLLIQRLPVQGQDNLSQSSVAREDAAGEAAEDDYQRIAILAKSLKREELLGLDADTILRRLFWEENLLRFEPLVGTHGPRFACACSRERVAAMLKSLGQDEAHEILKEQGQIEVGCDFCGQQERFDAVDVGSLFTPAAQQSPQPGSVQ
- the tsaE gene encoding tRNA (adenosine(37)-N6)-threonylcarbamoyltransferase complex ATPase subunit type 1 TsaE; amino-acid sequence: MAAFAARLAALPGLGNAFIELHGDLGAGKTTFVRHLLRALGVAGRIKSPTYAVVEPHATPGGLAVSHFDFYRFNDPREWEDAGFRDLFAAPGLKLAEWPEKAAGLLPPADLALYIAVQASEARQVRVTAPTALGAELLRGVCA
- a CDS encoding AEC family transporter, with translation MHYAQLLFPDFSLILIGYLLCRHTALNRPVWQSVEGLVYYFLFPVLLFHSIVRTPLEVRAASGLISTGLGLIATGIALSYALPRVPGLGRRMDPRDHAASAQIAFRFNSFIGLALAERLGGAQGLQLIAVLIGVCVPLCNIGAVWPMARHAGRGFAGELVRNPLILATASGLAANLLGFSMPEWLVPTVSRIGASSIALGLMAAGAGMQFQSLARGKLLGASVLTIRHLLMPIAAWALARVAGLAPEETLALLIFSALPTASSCYVLAARMGCNGPYVAGLVTLSTVLGVVSLPFALGVLGQFAI